The DNA window CAAAAATATAAGACTTTCGTTTAATCATAAATACCATAAATGAGGTATTTATTGTTGAGCCATTAACTCATTTAAAACAATAAGTTATGATGTGCAATGAAATTATTTTTGACAAGTAATCCGAAACAGTAGATTATCTCATCGAGAGACGGATTTCGCTTACGGTACAACAAAACTTTATAGCGAACAACGATACCTATCTGTACTTAAGGTAAACATTCACCTATCTCACATTGATTATATCTATTAAATCTTCACTTATATCAGTAAATCATATTATATATTTGTACTCGTATCGAAACTTATAATCTGTTCAACTATTTTAATTAATATATAAAATGCAATTATATAATACATTAAGTAACGAAGAAAGAGAAAAATTAATAGACCAAGCCGGTGTTAACAGGCTTACTTTATCATTCTACACTTATGCCCACATCGACAATCCGCAACAGTTCAGAGACGAACTCTTTGTCAGATGGAGCGAGCTCGATGTGCTGGGACGTATATATGTAGCCAAAGAAGGGATCAATGCCCAATTATCATTACCCGCTCATAATATGAGTGCCTTTAAAGATTTTTTGGACACTTATAACTTTATGAAAGACATCAGGTTGAACATAGCAGTAGAGCATGACAATAAATCTTTCCTTAAATTGAAGATAAAGGTAAGAGACAAAATTGTAGCCGATGGGCTTAACGATAACACCTTTGACGTTACAGACATAGGCATTCATCTGAAAGCACAAGACTTTAACAATATGATGGACGATCCCGATACCATTGTCATTGATATGCGTAACCATTACGAAAGTGAGATAGGGCATTTTGACGGGGCTATCACTCCCGATGTTACTACATTCAGAGAATCGCTTCCGATTATAAATGAGCAATTGAAGGACTACAAAGAGTCTAAAAAACTACTGATGTACTGCACCGGTGGTATCCGTTGCGAAAAAGCGAGTGCATATTTCAAGCACCAAGGCTTCAAAAACGTCTATCAGCTAGAAGGAGGCATTATTGAATATACCCGCCAAATAAAGTCAGAAGGACTGAAGTCGAGATTTATAGGCAAAAACTTTGTTTTCGACAATCGCCTTGGAGAACGAATCACCGATGATGTTATAGCTCATTGCCATCAATGTGGAGAGCCTTGCGATACGCATACTAATTGTGCAAACGAAGGTTGTCATCTTTTGTTTATACAATGCTCCAAATGTGCCCAAAAGATGCATAATTGCTGTTCCGATGCTTGCAAAAATATCGTTATACTACCTCAAGAGCAAAGAAAGATATTGCGCAAGGGCATTAAAAATGATGCGATGATTTTTAGAAAAGGGAAAGCTAAGCATCTTATCTCAAAAAACGAATAAAGAGAACACATTTTATTCGTAACTTGTCCGGTATCTACTATTGTTCAGACCAGATCAAAGGGTACTCCTTTTTATTTATAAAACATATAAGAGCCTGTTTAAATAAAATCTAAACAGGCTCTTACAATAATATTATCTTATTGTCAACCCCTCCTTATTACCCACCACTCTAAAAGCCATCTTAAATCTTAGAGAAACTTTCCGTGGATGTATACTTGGATATATAGGTACTTACATCAAATATTTTTTCATAAATATAAATATTACAGTCGATTAGTTGTTGTGTGATGGACTTTTGATGAAACAAATCTTAACGTAAACGTAACAAAATAGAAAAGAGGCTGTAACAACAGTGTAATAATTTTGTTGCTGTAAAAACAAGGGAATAAAATATCACTAAAAATAAAAAGATTATGAAAAAAACAATTTTGGTTTCTATAGCATTACTATCATTAAGTATTGGTGTTAGTGCTCAAAAGATTAAAGGTTCGGACACAGTATTGCCTTTATCGCAGAAAGAAGCAGAAAGTTTTATGAAGGCAAATCCATCCAGAACTGTTACAGTAACAGGCGGAGGAAGTGGAGTTGGTATATCTTCGCTTTTGGCAGGAACTACTGATATCGCACAAGCCTCAAGAAAAATTAAATTCTCGGAGAGACAACAGCTGAAAGATAAAGGGAAAGAGGCGAAAGAGGTAATTATCGCCTATGATGCACTTGCGGTAGTAGTACATCCTTCGAACAAAGTATCGAACTTAACTCGCGAACAACTGGAAGGTATTTTTACAGGAAAGATAACTAACTGGAAACAGGTAGGTGGAGCAGACTTAAAAATAGTTCCTTATTCTCGCGAAACATCATCGGGTACTTACGAGTTTTTTAGAGAGCATGTGCTGGCAAATAAAAACTATGTAAACGGAATAATGAGTTTGCCGGCAACAGGGGCTA is part of the Dysgonomonas mossii genome and encodes:
- a CDS encoding PstS family phosphate ABC transporter substrate-binding protein, producing the protein MKKTILVSIALLSLSIGVSAQKIKGSDTVLPLSQKEAESFMKANPSRTVTVTGGGSGVGISSLLAGTTDIAQASRKIKFSERQQLKDKGKEAKEVIIAYDALAVVVHPSNKVSNLTREQLEGIFTGKITNWKQVGGADLKIVPYSRETSSGTYEFFREHVLANKNYVNGIMSLPATGAIIQSVGQTKGAIGYVGLAYLNKSVKAVHVSYDGGKKFIEPSVANAKNKTYPVVRPLYFYYEAKSEKTVKPFVDYVLSAKGQKIVSDVGFIPVK
- the trhO gene encoding oxygen-dependent tRNA uridine(34) hydroxylase TrhO — encoded protein: MQLYNTLSNEEREKLIDQAGVNRLTLSFYTYAHIDNPQQFRDELFVRWSELDVLGRIYVAKEGINAQLSLPAHNMSAFKDFLDTYNFMKDIRLNIAVEHDNKSFLKLKIKVRDKIVADGLNDNTFDVTDIGIHLKAQDFNNMMDDPDTIVIDMRNHYESEIGHFDGAITPDVTTFRESLPIINEQLKDYKESKKLLMYCTGGIRCEKASAYFKHQGFKNVYQLEGGIIEYTRQIKSEGLKSRFIGKNFVFDNRLGERITDDVIAHCHQCGEPCDTHTNCANEGCHLLFIQCSKCAQKMHNCCSDACKNIVILPQEQRKILRKGIKNDAMIFRKGKAKHLISKNE